In Nitrosococcus oceani ATCC 19707, the following proteins share a genomic window:
- the alaS gene encoding alanine--tRNA ligase — translation MKSSAELRKIFLDYFRHQSHEIVPSGPLVPANDPTLLFTNAGMVQFKEVFLGREVRAYHRAASAQRCVRAGGKHNDLENVGYTARHHTFFEMLGNFSFGDYFKREAIGYAWELLTEVLKLPPERLWVTVFKEDDEAANIWLQEIGVSPERFSRCGAEDNFWSMGETGPCGPCSEIFYDHGPEIEGGPPGSPEQEGDRYTEIWNLVFMQYDRGKEGRLSPLPRPSVDTGMGLERLAAVMQGVHDNYNIDLFRNLIAAITALSGIQNQEQTSLRVIADHIRSCVFLIVDGIQPSNEGRGYVLRRIIRRAIRHGHKLGLRDPFFYRLVEPLVQEMGEAYPELFRLQSQVERVLKLEEERFNETLEQGLKILEQDIIDLSDAVIPGETIFRLYDTFGFPVDLTADIARERKLTLDMKGFEQAMAKQRKRARAASRFKIEYGSELQMDLETEFTGYEQLRGEGQIAALFRLAETMETVEQLSAGESGMVVLDRTPFYAEAGGQVGDRGTLRGSNGLFNVTDTHKQGAAHVHLGEVRLGQLRVGDSIQSEVDRKYRTPTRLNHSATHLLHAALREVLGEGVIQKGSLVASDRLRFDFSHLEAVQSGQLRQIEHLVNAKIRANLPVETQIMPLQQALDAGVMALFGEKYGEQVRVLRMGDFSMELCGGTHVDRTGDIGLFKIINEMGVAAGIRRIEAVTGEAALSWVEEGEVCLEALMGRLKASRNSAVDKLEQLQQQTRQQEKELQRLKAKLATTGGADLSIQAQEIRGIKVLAARIDGVDSKTLRATVDQLKGKLITAAVVLGTVVEDKVVLIAGVTNNATSRIKAGDLVNFVAEQVGGRGGGRPDMAQAGGRNPDKLDAALDLVPKWVEGQLTSGAQ, via the coding sequence ATGAAAAGCAGCGCCGAACTCCGAAAAATATTTCTCGATTATTTTCGCCACCAGAGCCATGAGATTGTTCCCAGTGGCCCCTTAGTTCCTGCTAACGATCCGACCTTGCTGTTCACTAATGCAGGCATGGTCCAATTCAAAGAGGTTTTTCTGGGCAGGGAGGTCCGAGCTTATCATCGTGCGGCAAGCGCCCAGCGTTGCGTCCGCGCCGGGGGCAAGCATAACGATTTAGAAAATGTAGGTTATACCGCCCGCCACCATACCTTTTTTGAAATGCTGGGTAATTTCAGCTTTGGGGATTATTTTAAGCGCGAAGCTATCGGTTATGCTTGGGAATTGTTGACTGAAGTGCTTAAGCTACCGCCTGAGCGGCTATGGGTGACAGTATTCAAGGAGGATGATGAAGCTGCCAATATTTGGTTGCAGGAAATTGGGGTAAGTCCGGAACGTTTTTCCCGCTGTGGTGCCGAAGACAATTTCTGGTCTATGGGGGAGACGGGGCCCTGCGGCCCGTGTTCTGAAATTTTTTATGATCATGGACCGGAAATCGAGGGTGGTCCCCCTGGCAGCCCGGAGCAGGAGGGGGATAGGTACACTGAGATTTGGAATCTGGTTTTTATGCAGTATGACCGGGGTAAGGAAGGCCGGCTTTCTCCCTTGCCTCGTCCTTCGGTAGACACAGGGATGGGCTTGGAGCGGTTAGCGGCAGTAATGCAGGGAGTGCATGATAACTACAATATCGATTTATTCCGCAACCTTATCGCCGCCATTACCGCCCTTTCTGGTATTCAAAATCAAGAACAAACTTCTTTGCGGGTAATTGCCGATCATATTCGATCTTGTGTTTTTTTAATCGTAGATGGTATTCAGCCTTCTAATGAAGGGCGGGGGTATGTTCTGCGCCGCATTATCCGGCGGGCTATTCGGCATGGGCATAAATTGGGCCTGCGTGATCCTTTTTTCTACCGCCTAGTGGAGCCGCTGGTCCAGGAAATGGGAGAGGCTTATCCTGAATTGTTTCGGCTTCAGAGCCAAGTAGAGCGGGTGCTGAAATTGGAAGAGGAGCGCTTTAATGAAACCCTGGAGCAAGGACTCAAAATTCTAGAGCAGGATATTATTGATTTATCAGATGCCGTAATTCCCGGAGAAACAATATTTCGGCTCTACGATACTTTTGGTTTCCCGGTGGATTTGACTGCCGACATTGCCCGGGAACGGAAACTCACCCTGGATATGAAAGGCTTTGAGCAAGCCATGGCCAAGCAGCGTAAACGGGCTCGGGCTGCCAGTCGCTTCAAAATCGAATATGGATCTGAGCTTCAGATGGATTTGGAGACCGAATTTACCGGCTATGAACAGCTCCGTGGCGAGGGCCAGATTGCCGCTCTATTCCGTCTGGCGGAGACTATGGAGACCGTGGAACAACTTAGCGCTGGCGAAAGTGGCATGGTGGTGCTGGACCGGACTCCATTTTACGCGGAGGCGGGCGGGCAAGTAGGAGATCGGGGAACGCTACGTGGCTCCAATGGGTTATTCAACGTGACGGATACCCACAAGCAGGGCGCCGCCCATGTTCATCTGGGCGAGGTTCGCTTAGGTCAGCTTCGAGTTGGTGATTCAATTCAATCCGAGGTGGATCGAAAATACCGAACTCCTACCCGACTCAACCATTCGGCAACTCATCTTCTCCATGCGGCCCTGCGGGAAGTGCTAGGGGAGGGGGTGATTCAGAAAGGCTCCCTGGTGGCTTCCGACCGCCTGCGTTTTGACTTCTCCCATCTTGAAGCCGTGCAGTCTGGACAATTGCGCCAAATCGAGCATCTGGTAAATGCTAAGATTAGGGCTAATTTGCCCGTAGAAACACAGATTATGCCTTTGCAGCAAGCCCTAGATGCGGGTGTTATGGCATTGTTTGGCGAGAAATACGGCGAGCAGGTTCGGGTTTTGCGCATGGGAGACTTCTCGATGGAGCTGTGTGGTGGTACCCATGTGGATCGGACCGGCGATATTGGTCTTTTCAAGATCATTAACGAAATGGGTGTTGCCGCTGGAATCCGCCGTATTGAGGCAGTCACGGGAGAGGCAGCGCTATCCTGGGTAGAGGAGGGCGAGGTATGCTTGGAAGCCCTTATGGGTCGGCTTAAGGCCTCCCGGAATTCAGCGGTTGACAAGCTGGAGCAACTGCAGCAACAGACCCGCCAGCAGGAGAAGGAACTACAGAGACTGAAAGCGAAATTAGCCACTACGGGAGGAGCGGATTTAAGCATTCAGGCGCAAGAAATTCGGGGCATCAAAGTTTTGGCGGCCCGAATTGATGGGGTTGATAGTAAAACCTTGCGCGCCACGGTTGATCAGCTCAAAGGCAAACTTATTACTGCTGCCGTTGTATTGGGCACTGTAGTGGAAGATAAAGTCGTTTTAATTGCTGGGGTGACTAACAATGCCACTAGCCGGATTAAGGCGGGAGATTTGGTCAACTTTGTTGCTGAGCAGGTAGGTGGCCGGGGTGGAGGTCGTCCGGATATGGCCCAGGCGGGAGGCAGGAATCCGGATAAATTGGATGCTGCCCTTGATTTAGTGCCGAAGTGGGTAGAGGGACAGTTAACTTCCGGAGCGCAATAA
- the thpR gene encoding RNA 2',3'-cyclic phosphodiesterase yields MNRPPETQRLFFALWPGAEIREQATQIAQRMLGKRGKCVRSENLHLTLVFLGSTTEQQRACAEAVADTIEGTAFALRLEQIGYWSRPRVVWLAPRETPQPLIELVQQLNQGLTACGYQPEARPYRAHMTLARKVAGYFPAREVAPLACPVEHFYLVRSVSYPGGVEYQVLRSWPLAQ; encoded by the coding sequence TTGAACCGCCCACCTGAAACGCAACGTTTATTTTTTGCCCTCTGGCCAGGAGCCGAGATTCGAGAGCAGGCGACTCAGATTGCCCAGCGGATGCTGGGGAAGCGGGGCAAATGCGTCCGCTCTGAGAATCTGCACTTGACTTTAGTTTTCTTGGGGAGTACGACGGAACAGCAGCGAGCCTGTGCTGAAGCGGTAGCTGATACTATTGAGGGCACGGCATTTGCGCTACGGCTAGAGCAGATAGGGTATTGGTCTCGGCCACGAGTCGTTTGGCTTGCTCCTCGGGAGACACCTCAGCCTTTGATAGAACTAGTGCAGCAATTAAACCAGGGGTTGACGGCGTGCGGTTATCAGCCCGAAGCTCGGCCTTATCGGGCCCACATGACCTTGGCCCGTAAAGTTGCTGGGTACTTTCCGGCCCGTGAGGTAGCACCTCTAGCTTGCCCGGTTGAGCACTTTTATTTGGTGCGGTCAGTGAGCTATCCTGGCGGGGTAGAGTATCAAGTATTGCGTAGTTGGCCTTTAGCCCAATAA
- the pncC gene encoding nicotinamide-nucleotide amidase, producing MKLKLLSQQLGEVLQKHRLKVVTAESCTGGWVATAITDIKGSSHWFERGFVTYSNEAKQEMLSVSSETLACLGAVSEATVKEMAKGALLHSRAGISVAVSGIAGPTGGSPGKPVGTVWFAWALKVGGEWTARECFSGDRETIRKKSVERALQGLLNILEPPT from the coding sequence ATGAAACTAAAATTATTGTCTCAGCAACTTGGTGAGGTCCTTCAAAAGCATCGCCTGAAGGTGGTCACCGCCGAGTCTTGTACTGGCGGGTGGGTGGCGACCGCCATTACCGATATTAAAGGGAGTTCCCATTGGTTTGAGCGGGGCTTTGTGACCTATAGCAATGAAGCCAAGCAGGAGATGCTTAGCGTCAGTAGTGAAACATTGGCTTGCTTAGGAGCGGTAAGTGAGGCCACTGTCAAGGAAATGGCAAAGGGCGCCTTGCTCCATAGTCGCGCTGGCATCAGTGTGGCCGTGAGTGGAATTGCCGGGCCAACAGGGGGATCTCCAGGGAAGCCCGTAGGAACAGTTTGGTTTGCTTGGGCGCTAAAGGTAGGGGGGGAGTGGACCGCTCGGGAGTGTTTCTCGGGGGACCGGGAGACTATACGGAAAAAATCCGTGGAGCGGGCTTTACAAGGATTATTGAATATCCTTGAACCGCCCACCTGA
- the recA gene encoding recombinase RecA, with protein sequence MDENRKKALGAALSQIEKQFGKGAVMRLGDASIVREVEVISTGSLGLDIALGVGGLPRGRVVEIFGPEASGKTTLALQVAAEAQALGGTAAFVDAEHALDPQYAERLGVSVEDLLVSQPDTGEQALEIADMLVRSGAVDVVVIDSVAALTPKAEIEGEMGDSHVGLQARLMSQALRKLTANIKRSNTLVIFINQIRMKIGVMFGSPETTTGGNALKFYASVRLDIRRVGALKKGDEIVGNETRVKVVKNKMAPPFKQVSFDILYGSGVSREGEIIDLGVREGFIEKAGAWYSYNGERIGQGRDNVRQFLKEHRELAQGIEAHIREKLLPGKAALEEVQEAVT encoded by the coding sequence ATGGATGAGAACCGGAAAAAAGCGCTAGGAGCTGCCCTCTCTCAAATTGAGAAGCAGTTTGGCAAAGGCGCCGTGATGCGTCTTGGAGATGCGAGCATTGTACGCGAGGTCGAGGTAATCTCGACGGGGTCTTTGGGGCTAGATATCGCGCTTGGGGTAGGAGGGTTACCGCGAGGCCGCGTGGTTGAAATTTTTGGCCCAGAGGCGTCGGGTAAGACAACGTTAGCTCTGCAAGTAGCGGCGGAAGCCCAGGCGTTGGGGGGGACGGCGGCTTTTGTGGACGCTGAACACGCCCTTGACCCCCAGTATGCCGAGCGATTGGGCGTGAGTGTTGAGGATCTTCTGGTCTCCCAACCGGATACCGGAGAACAAGCCCTAGAAATTGCCGATATGCTGGTGCGTTCGGGGGCAGTGGATGTGGTTGTTATAGACTCGGTGGCCGCGCTGACCCCAAAAGCGGAAATTGAGGGGGAAATGGGTGACTCCCATGTGGGCTTGCAAGCCAGACTCATGTCCCAGGCTCTACGCAAGCTTACCGCCAATATTAAGCGTTCCAATACCCTGGTGATTTTTATTAATCAAATCCGAATGAAAATTGGGGTGATGTTTGGTAGTCCGGAGACAACTACTGGGGGTAATGCGCTTAAATTTTATGCTTCTGTACGGTTGGATATTCGACGGGTGGGAGCGCTCAAAAAGGGGGACGAGATCGTTGGTAACGAGACGCGGGTGAAGGTGGTTAAAAACAAAATGGCGCCGCCTTTTAAACAAGTTTCCTTCGATATTCTTTATGGATCGGGGGTCTCCCGGGAGGGGGAAATTATCGATCTAGGGGTGCGGGAAGGGTTCATTGAAAAGGCGGGCGCTTGGTATAGTTATAACGGTGAGCGGATTGGTCAGGGCCGGGATAATGTACGCCAGTTCCTCAAGGAACATCGGGAGCTCGCCCAAGGCATCGAAGCCCATATCCGGGAGAAGTTATTGCCGGGCAAAGCAGCGTTAGAGGAAGTCCAGGAAGCGGTAACCTGA
- a CDS encoding AAA domain-containing protein, with amino-acid sequence MNTSHLLVNDQPVGHPANQKVVRLIHYLTRLASLRSKLIRDLTEYEKILWISDVPHEHGCFTRAWGQEEEKELDEWLAVQNRREPELPIIPEQCKEWVNQATLREKDRLPELLPEIIRQSQDPDGRKELDRPATISMTERLEEHPGVQQAWNRYLENKWLPWMEEHNIWEQIHKVYSALFAIHQAQLRLGEEYELVLGLGLLTWQTPTGQHVRRHLVVANALLEFEARLGKFTVRPYTESVELRPELDMLDIEERPAHAEETAKSSLSGAEDDPWAKERIDSVLQALVHSINSQGTYDDSLEMKNIRASARPVVEYAPALILRKRSTKGLSEILGRIKKQIESDENVPSEFADLAEISARDERELDNDGLEGLRATFNGEVYFPKPSNDEQRRIIDKLRSANGVLVQGPPGTGKSHTIANLICHLLATGQRTLITAKTPRALKVLEELVPGGLRPLCINLLGDGPEERRSLEASVGGILRKSEEWEEEDAERQREELETRLQELREEKAKINRRLHDIREAETHPQSVAEGTYRGTAARIAESVNKNRSTFGWFTDSVPLDKTLQISEIDLREILMALRHFTPEKREELNLAWPDSVPSSERFVQLVQNEAKASEEERRLADRADDHVADLLANHSSATIENIRDALARFRDTRRKLIMASHSWMKEALRDILSGNSALWRELFRVTDHAISEVEGLVAIADNTSIEFLESIDIRVLREDARKLKEHMESGGKLGWGPLRSKRVKERLYVIKSVKVDGRSCSTIEHFSILAAVLHVYIECEKAWGFWAGQGDKSQEPYVLQLTMLKSLRGALEEALSLQGIIDKCRKAVQECPALDEPSWNDESKIERIIASCRLALARISKQLAAAELQGIETPISRIAAGGNAHPVTIHVLHAIRDRERDGFAQCMSKIQDLEKQYQYLLKRDEDLSKLRQLLPQLADCLERTCNEPYWEERVRHIGNAWHWAQARYWIGDYIRREDVPALGKRVKQIDDTINDIIAKLASLHAWSFCFSRLTESHRRHMEAWQQSMRRLGKGTGKHAPRHRREAQGHLNECREAVPAWVMPLHRVWDTVSPTPGMFDVIIVDEASQCGLEALPLLYLGKKVVIVGDDKQISPESGFVGKEAMFQLMEQFLYDFQYKDYFHHDASLFDHGKLRYGTRRITLREHFRCMPEIIRFSNDLCYSDTPLIPLRQYSSNRLPPLEHVFVTGGYCEGSKNRTINRPEANAIVTRIAELCKDSRYDHKSMGVVVLQGEAQAYLIENQLAKRLGPEEMERRRLVCGNPYSFQGDERDIMFLSLVAAANKRIGPLTKAADERRFNVAASRARDKMILFHSVTFEDLSASCLRRRLLEFFANTQPQQIAGIERDELERRAAQDNRRIVNPPAPFDSWFEVDVALELLRKEFRILPQHEVAGRRIDLVVEGGQARLAVECDGDHWHGADRYEADMQRQRQLERCGWEFFRVRESAFYANKDDALASLWRMLEEREIFPISQCVDLTPKVNMEEEGYNKSDSDASAADHASYSLNNVEKSIHPSGRRSEEITPSEIEDAILQALSKRPNQSCTLDSLTARVLKEIGVSTRGKPREKFERRTLQGVNLLKRRGRIETYKAKNQRLRLIHQEKT; translated from the coding sequence ATGAATACAAGCCACCTCCTCGTGAACGATCAACCGGTAGGTCACCCTGCTAATCAAAAGGTTGTTCGCCTTATCCACTACTTGACGCGTCTTGCTTCTCTCCGCTCAAAACTAATTCGAGATCTTACTGAATACGAAAAAATTCTGTGGATATCAGACGTTCCCCATGAGCACGGCTGCTTCACGCGGGCATGGGGCCAAGAGGAAGAAAAGGAACTGGACGAATGGCTGGCAGTGCAAAACCGGCGGGAACCAGAGCTGCCTATTATTCCAGAACAATGCAAAGAATGGGTGAATCAGGCAACCCTTCGCGAAAAGGACCGCTTGCCCGAGCTTCTTCCCGAGATCATTCGGCAAAGCCAAGATCCTGATGGGCGTAAAGAGTTGGATCGGCCAGCAACCATCTCAATGACCGAACGTCTCGAGGAACACCCGGGCGTTCAACAAGCATGGAATCGGTATCTCGAAAACAAATGGCTGCCATGGATGGAGGAGCATAATATATGGGAACAAATCCACAAGGTCTATTCGGCGCTTTTTGCTATTCATCAAGCGCAACTCCGCCTAGGCGAGGAATATGAACTGGTGCTCGGTTTGGGGCTGCTGACCTGGCAGACGCCTACCGGGCAACACGTTCGGCGGCACTTGGTTGTCGCCAACGCCCTCCTGGAGTTTGAGGCCCGCCTGGGTAAATTTACTGTCCGTCCCTATACAGAAAGCGTAGAATTGCGCCCTGAACTCGATATGCTCGATATCGAGGAACGACCGGCGCACGCAGAGGAAACCGCAAAATCTTCATTGAGCGGAGCCGAAGACGATCCATGGGCAAAAGAGCGCATCGACAGCGTACTTCAAGCCTTGGTGCATTCCATTAACTCCCAGGGCACTTATGATGATTCTCTGGAGATGAAAAACATCCGCGCTTCGGCAAGGCCCGTCGTAGAATATGCGCCTGCCTTGATTTTGCGAAAACGCTCCACCAAGGGGCTTAGCGAAATTTTAGGACGAATTAAAAAGCAGATCGAAAGCGATGAAAATGTTCCTAGCGAGTTCGCGGATCTGGCCGAAATCAGCGCGCGGGACGAACGAGAGCTAGATAACGACGGGCTAGAAGGTCTTCGCGCAACGTTCAATGGAGAAGTCTACTTCCCAAAGCCATCAAATGATGAGCAGCGTCGCATCATTGACAAGCTCCGGTCGGCAAATGGCGTTCTTGTGCAGGGGCCGCCGGGAACCGGAAAATCCCATACCATCGCCAATTTAATATGCCATCTGCTTGCCACCGGGCAGCGTACGCTGATCACAGCCAAAACTCCACGTGCGCTTAAGGTTCTTGAGGAACTCGTTCCCGGTGGATTACGTCCACTTTGCATTAATTTGCTTGGCGACGGCCCTGAGGAAAGGCGTTCTCTTGAAGCTAGCGTTGGCGGCATTCTCCGAAAAAGCGAAGAATGGGAAGAGGAGGATGCTGAACGGCAACGCGAGGAACTTGAAACGCGTCTCCAGGAACTCCGCGAGGAAAAGGCGAAAATCAACCGCCGCCTCCACGATATCCGGGAAGCCGAAACACATCCACAATCCGTCGCGGAAGGAACCTACCGCGGAACAGCGGCCAGGATAGCCGAATCCGTCAACAAAAATCGAAGCACCTTCGGTTGGTTTACGGATTCTGTACCTCTGGATAAGACATTGCAGATATCTGAAATCGATCTACGCGAGATTCTGATGGCCCTGCGCCATTTCACGCCGGAGAAACGCGAAGAATTGAACCTTGCCTGGCCTGACTCTGTGCCCTCCTCTGAACGCTTTGTCCAGCTCGTACAGAACGAGGCGAAAGCCAGCGAGGAAGAGCGCCGCTTGGCGGATAGGGCCGATGACCACGTGGCCGATCTGCTGGCAAACCATAGCTCCGCTACCATCGAAAATATTCGGGACGCACTTGCCCGTTTTCGGGACACTCGACGAAAATTGATAATGGCGAGTCATTCATGGATGAAGGAGGCGCTGCGCGATATCTTGAGCGGTAATTCTGCTCTGTGGCGCGAGCTTTTCCGGGTTACGGACCACGCTATTTCGGAAGTCGAAGGACTTGTCGCCATCGCGGATAATACTAGCATCGAATTTCTCGAATCCATTGATATCAGGGTGCTGCGTGAGGATGCCCGCAAGCTGAAAGAGCACATGGAAAGTGGCGGAAAACTAGGCTGGGGACCGCTTCGGTCCAAACGGGTGAAAGAGCGGCTTTATGTAATCAAATCGGTAAAGGTCGATGGACGTTCTTGTTCTACAATCGAGCATTTCTCGATTCTTGCCGCCGTGCTACACGTATACATTGAGTGCGAGAAGGCATGGGGGTTTTGGGCAGGCCAGGGCGACAAATCTCAAGAACCCTATGTGCTGCAACTGACCATGCTTAAATCACTGCGTGGCGCGCTCGAAGAAGCCTTGTCCCTTCAAGGCATTATTGACAAGTGCCGTAAAGCGGTACAAGAGTGTCCGGCTCTGGATGAGCCTTCATGGAACGATGAATCTAAAATTGAAAGGATCATCGCCTCATGCCGCCTCGCATTGGCCCGTATCAGCAAGCAGCTTGCCGCCGCAGAACTCCAAGGCATTGAAACGCCGATTTCTCGGATTGCCGCCGGGGGCAATGCGCATCCAGTCACCATTCATGTGTTGCATGCAATTCGAGATCGCGAGCGCGATGGATTTGCGCAGTGCATGAGCAAAATCCAGGACTTGGAGAAACAATATCAATACCTGCTAAAACGGGATGAGGATCTCTCCAAACTCCGTCAGCTACTTCCGCAGCTTGCCGATTGCCTAGAACGTACCTGCAACGAGCCCTACTGGGAGGAACGAGTCCGGCATATTGGTAACGCTTGGCATTGGGCGCAGGCGCGGTACTGGATTGGGGATTATATCAGGCGGGAAGACGTTCCAGCGCTCGGCAAACGCGTCAAACAGATTGACGATACCATTAATGACATTATTGCAAAACTTGCCTCGCTTCATGCCTGGTCCTTCTGTTTTTCGCGGCTTACGGAAAGCCACCGGCGTCACATGGAGGCTTGGCAACAATCTATGCGACGGCTTGGTAAAGGAACAGGAAAGCATGCGCCGCGCCATCGCCGCGAGGCCCAGGGGCATTTGAATGAATGCCGTGAAGCGGTTCCGGCCTGGGTGATGCCGCTTCATCGGGTCTGGGACACAGTATCTCCCACGCCAGGTATGTTCGATGTAATTATTGTTGATGAGGCATCACAATGCGGTCTTGAAGCGCTTCCACTGCTTTATTTGGGAAAAAAAGTAGTGATCGTTGGAGACGATAAGCAGATTAGCCCCGAGTCCGGTTTTGTTGGCAAGGAGGCAATGTTTCAGTTAATGGAACAGTTCCTTTATGATTTCCAATATAAGGATTATTTCCATCACGATGCTAGCCTGTTTGATCACGGAAAGTTGCGCTATGGGACACGTCGGATTACGTTGCGGGAGCATTTCCGCTGTATGCCAGAGATCATTCGATTCAGCAACGATCTTTGCTACTCGGATACGCCCCTTATTCCCCTGCGGCAATATAGTTCAAACCGCTTACCACCGCTTGAGCATGTATTCGTGACTGGAGGATATTGCGAAGGTTCTAAAAATCGTACGATTAACCGCCCAGAAGCCAACGCCATTGTTACCAGAATCGCCGAGTTATGCAAGGATAGCCGGTACGATCACAAGTCAATGGGGGTAGTTGTGCTTCAAGGAGAAGCGCAGGCATATTTGATTGAAAATCAACTGGCCAAGCGATTAGGCCCCGAGGAGATGGAGCGGCGTCGCTTGGTCTGTGGCAACCCTTACAGCTTCCAGGGAGACGAACGCGACATTATGTTCCTATCGCTTGTTGCCGCCGCCAACAAGCGAATTGGCCCCCTTACCAAAGCAGCAGATGAAAGGCGATTCAATGTCGCGGCCAGCCGTGCCCGCGACAAGATGATTCTTTTTCATTCTGTCACCTTCGAGGATCTCAGCGCCTCTTGTCTCCGACGACGGTTGCTTGAGTTTTTTGCGAATACGCAACCACAACAAATTGCCGGTATCGAGCGGGATGAACTGGAGCGGCGGGCGGCCCAAGATAATCGGCGTATCGTAAATCCCCCCGCACCCTTTGACAGTTGGTTCGAGGTTGATGTTGCCTTGGAGCTGCTGCGGAAGGAATTCCGCATTCTTCCCCAACATGAAGTTGCAGGCAGGCGAATTGACCTTGTGGTTGAAGGTGGACAAGCGCGCTTGGCGGTCGAGTGCGACGGAGATCATTGGCATGGCGCTGATCGTTACGAAGCCGATATGCAACGCCAGCGGCAATTGGAACGATGCGGCTGGGAGTTTTTCCGCGTTAGGGAATCAGCTTTCTACGCCAATAAAGATGACGCGCTTGCAAGCCTCTGGCGTATGTTAGAGGAACGAGAAATTTTTCCCATCTCACAGTGTGTGGATTTAACCCCCAAAGTCAATATGGAAGAAGAGGGTTACAACAAATCCGACAGTGATGCTTCCGCAGCTGACCATGCAAGCTATTCGTTAAATAACGTGGAGAAAAGTATTCATCCATCAGGTCGCCGATCGGAGGAGATAACCCCATCGGAAATAGAGGATGCGATTCTGCAAGCTTTGTCGAAGCGTCCGAATCAATCATGTACGCTGGACTCACTTACTGCCCGCGTGCTCAAAGAGATAGGCGTATCGACACGCGGAAAGCCCCGGGAGAAATTTGAACGGCGTACACTACAGGGCGTCAACCTCCTTAAAAGACGTGGCCGCATAGAAACTTACAAAGCAAAAAACCAGAGGCTGAGGCTTATTCATCAAGAAAAAACTTAA
- a CDS encoding regulatory protein RecX translates to MDDASLVEARNLLLGMLARREYSCWELQRKLTARGYSSSLIEKVLRELWQDNLQSDQRFAESYSRSRAERGFGPRRIAAELKQRGVSAVLITESLTQERDWDSQVMKARNKRFGQALPTNPKERARQMRFLQYRGFTQEQINHALSERDS, encoded by the coding sequence GTGGACGACGCAAGCCTAGTAGAGGCTAGAAATCTGTTGCTAGGGATGTTGGCCCGGCGGGAATATTCCTGTTGGGAATTGCAACGTAAGCTTACTGCTCGCGGCTATTCTTCGAGCCTGATTGAGAAGGTACTGAGGGAACTGTGGCAAGATAACTTACAAAGCGATCAACGTTTTGCCGAAAGCTATTCTCGGTCCCGGGCGGAACGTGGTTTTGGACCCCGTCGTATCGCGGCTGAACTCAAGCAACGGGGTGTTAGCGCAGTGCTGATTACCGAGAGCCTAACCCAGGAGAGAGACTGGGACAGTCAAGTAATGAAAGCCCGGAATAAGCGCTTTGGGCAAGCGCTTCCCACTAACCCTAAGGAGCGGGCCAGACAGATGCGTTTCCTGCAATACCGGGGGTTTACCCAGGAACAAATTAATCATGCGTTAAGCGAAAGGGATAGCTGA